A part of Gemmatimonadales bacterium genomic DNA contains:
- a CDS encoding ABC transporter permease, translating into MKADPWWRRYWRSLGFGPEVAEELDFHVEMLTRELVAKGLAPEAARAEAVRRFGDRTQVQAQLETIERRRGRRLRLLVRLEEWWADVRYAARGLIKRPGYTVAAVLSLGLGIGTATVVFAIVDAWMLRPLPVDRPDRLVMVGATYPAVGGIVIPNVSLRTMGELRERRDLFEEVAAWRLQVLSVRPEGAERGAIGFLLSATGNYFDMLGVKASLGRLFSEADAQERSPVLVLDHEYWRQRLGADPAIVGKAVLLGGKPFTVIGVTEPRFRGTEHLLAVQGYVTTGSEAILDPSMAAIDTDPAMGYFQVIARQHPDLALASLRASLATIGTQLVASYPALPSGYQLHVFPEREARPNISAAGRTTPAGVALLALAGLILATAAVNVTNLILTRASSRQEEVAVRLALGASRWRVARQLLTESVLLGLAGFAAAWGLAGLAIDAIGRLALASTVPLRLTFAIDGRVVLASAVVALGAGLLSGIGPAVVASKGVHHTLRRAGRTGLGGLGGRFRAALVVAQVSASFVVLVAAGLFIESVRRVAAVPLGMQPTRVVTAGFQAVQGRFTTATAPAAFERMAAILRETPGIDAVALATSVPLTTTGADIVDVYLAEPSPEADAKGAVAAMRAGVDPAYFEVIGTPITKGRAFTPRDDSLAPRVVIVNEEAARRWWPGADPIGRQIRFSPDSPPVEVVGVIPTGRYLVITEAPRPFLLVPLAQRPFTFGVVLVKSRLAPAAAEDALRNAAAAVDPDLAPYAVATMENTIKNGVNGLLPLRFGSMMTVAIGVLGLVLTIVGLYGVLAYSVSQETREIGVRMALGADRGAIIRRVLKRGARLLGIGVMLGAGVALLGTRLLANLLAGVRTDDVGIYLLVSILLVAVGAVATYLPARRAARLDPVKALRQ; encoded by the coding sequence ATGAAAGCGGATCCGTGGTGGCGCCGCTACTGGCGCTCGTTGGGCTTCGGGCCGGAGGTCGCCGAGGAGCTGGACTTTCATGTCGAGATGCTGACCCGCGAACTGGTCGCGAAAGGCCTGGCGCCCGAAGCGGCTCGCGCCGAAGCGGTCCGGCGGTTCGGAGACCGCACCCAGGTGCAAGCGCAGCTGGAGACGATCGAGCGGCGTCGGGGCCGACGCTTGCGGCTCCTGGTCCGCCTCGAGGAGTGGTGGGCAGATGTCCGGTACGCCGCTCGTGGCTTGATCAAGCGGCCTGGGTACACAGTGGCAGCCGTGCTCTCGCTCGGCTTGGGCATCGGGACCGCAACGGTGGTCTTCGCGATCGTCGACGCGTGGATGCTGCGCCCCTTGCCGGTCGATCGCCCCGATCGGCTGGTCATGGTCGGTGCGACCTACCCGGCAGTCGGCGGTATTGTGATTCCCAACGTGTCGCTCCGCACCATGGGCGAGCTTCGAGAACGCCGCGACCTGTTCGAAGAAGTCGCCGCCTGGCGACTTCAAGTGCTATCGGTACGTCCAGAAGGCGCGGAGCGCGGTGCGATTGGTTTCCTGCTGAGCGCAACGGGCAACTACTTCGACATGCTGGGCGTCAAAGCCTCGCTGGGCAGGCTGTTCTCCGAGGCGGATGCACAGGAGCGGTCGCCGGTGCTCGTCCTCGACCACGAGTACTGGCGGCAACGACTCGGCGCTGATCCTGCGATCGTCGGCAAGGCCGTTCTGCTGGGTGGCAAGCCATTCACGGTGATTGGCGTCACCGAGCCCCGATTTCGCGGGACCGAACATCTGCTCGCGGTCCAGGGCTATGTGACCACCGGCAGCGAGGCCATCCTCGACCCTTCGATGGCCGCGATCGATACGGACCCGGCCATGGGATACTTTCAGGTCATTGCGCGTCAGCACCCGGACCTTGCGCTCGCCTCGCTCCGTGCCAGTCTGGCGACGATAGGTACGCAACTCGTGGCCTCATATCCCGCCTTGCCATCCGGGTACCAACTCCACGTGTTTCCCGAGCGGGAGGCGCGGCCGAACATCAGCGCGGCAGGTCGGACCACACCCGCTGGCGTGGCGTTGCTGGCCCTTGCCGGGCTGATCCTGGCGACGGCGGCGGTCAATGTGACGAACTTGATCCTGACGCGGGCCAGCAGCCGTCAGGAGGAAGTGGCGGTGCGGTTGGCGCTGGGGGCTTCCCGGTGGCGCGTGGCCAGGCAGCTGCTGACCGAAAGCGTGCTGCTTGGGCTCGCAGGCTTCGCGGCGGCATGGGGCCTTGCCGGGCTTGCGATCGATGCCATCGGGCGGCTGGCCCTGGCGTCGACGGTTCCGCTCCGACTCACTTTTGCAATCGACGGTCGTGTCGTTCTGGCCAGCGCGGTGGTGGCATTGGGCGCCGGCCTGTTGAGCGGCATCGGGCCGGCTGTCGTGGCATCGAAAGGGGTCCACCACACGCTGCGACGGGCGGGCCGGACCGGCCTGGGTGGTCTCGGCGGCAGGTTCCGTGCGGCGCTCGTCGTCGCGCAGGTATCGGCATCGTTCGTCGTGCTGGTGGCGGCTGGGCTGTTCATCGAAAGCGTTCGGCGAGTTGCGGCGGTGCCGCTTGGGATGCAGCCGACGCGCGTCGTGACCGCAGGGTTCCAGGCGGTGCAGGGCCGCTTCACGACGGCGACTGCTCCGGCAGCCTTCGAGCGCATGGCCGCCATTCTACGAGAAACGCCCGGTATCGATGCGGTGGCGCTCGCTACCAGCGTACCGTTGACGACGACCGGCGCCGACATCGTGGACGTGTACCTCGCCGAGCCGTCGCCCGAAGCTGATGCCAAAGGCGCGGTAGCCGCGATGAGGGCCGGGGTGGATCCAGCCTATTTCGAGGTGATCGGAACGCCGATCACCAAGGGCCGTGCCTTCACGCCGCGGGACGACAGTCTGGCCCCGCGCGTCGTGATCGTCAATGAAGAGGCCGCCCGCCGCTGGTGGCCCGGGGCCGACCCGATTGGACGCCAGATTCGGTTCAGTCCGGATAGTCCTCCGGTCGAGGTGGTCGGCGTGATCCCGACTGGCCGCTATCTCGTGATTACCGAGGCGCCGCGCCCGTTCCTGCTGGTGCCGCTCGCGCAGCGACCGTTCACCTTCGGCGTCGTGCTGGTCAAGAGCCGCCTGGCCCCCGCCGCAGCGGAGGACGCGCTCCGCAACGCGGCCGCAGCGGTCGATCCCGACCTGGCCCCGTACGCCGTGGCAACGATGGAGAACACCATCAAGAACGGGGTCAATGGCCTCCTCCCCTTGCGATTCGGTTCCATGATGACCGTGGCAATCGGTGTCCTGGGGCTGGTGCTGACCATCGTTGGTCTCTACGGCGTCCTGGCCTATTCCGTCAGCCAGGAAACGCGGGAGATCGGCGTTCGCATGGCACTTGGGGCGGATCGCGGCGCGATTATCAGGCGCGTGCTGAAGCGGGGAGCACGGTTGTTGGGTATTGGCGTGATGCTCGGCGCGGGAGTTGCCTTGCTGGGCACTCGGTTGCTGGCCAACCTGCTCGCGGGCGTCCGCACCGACGATGTCGGCATCTACCTGCTGGTCAGCATTCTGCTGGTAGCAGTCGGCGCGGTGGCAACGTATCTGCCGGCCCGCCGCGCCGCGCGCCTGGATCCGGTCAAGGCCCTGCGACAGTAG
- a CDS encoding beta-lactamase family protein: MRLILAKVSLLVLVAGCAQPERQPELDGTLLREEWIRVVDSLRVARQIPGLAIVALHDTTVVLARGLGLADLASGRPVTPETPFDLASVAKPIAGVVALQLVEAGQLDLDRPMREFRDFPEFCSAAREAGGTFFQDFACEGNALTLRHLLSMTANGEEPGTRFWYNPPAFSWASRPMAEAGGQTYSALVDSLVFRPSGMVRSARRNRALPLPPGIDSILAVPYHRDSTGAMVRSAPPPPQGDGAAGGVIASAIDLARFDQALMQGRLLSSQRREELWRPMPLEAGAVAPYGLGWFLGRYRDRRVVWHTGLWEDRYSALYLKVLGERAADRYTLILLANSDGLRWPTNLDEAAIDRSPFAVHFLDAVLPAR, encoded by the coding sequence GTGCGACTGATCCTTGCCAAAGTGTCCCTGCTGGTCCTCGTTGCCGGATGCGCGCAGCCAGAGCGCCAGCCCGAGCTCGATGGCACACTACTCCGGGAGGAGTGGATTCGGGTCGTCGACTCGCTGCGGGTCGCCAGGCAGATTCCCGGCCTGGCCATCGTCGCGCTCCACGATACGACCGTGGTACTCGCCCGCGGGTTGGGCCTGGCCGACCTGGCGAGCGGGCGTCCGGTCACTCCCGAAACGCCGTTCGATCTGGCGTCGGTCGCGAAGCCCATTGCGGGCGTTGTGGCGCTGCAGCTGGTTGAAGCCGGCCAGCTCGATCTCGATCGGCCCATGCGCGAGTTTCGCGATTTCCCCGAGTTCTGCAGCGCGGCGCGGGAAGCTGGCGGAACCTTCTTTCAGGACTTTGCCTGCGAAGGGAACGCACTCACTCTCCGCCACCTGCTGTCGATGACGGCCAACGGTGAGGAGCCTGGCACTCGGTTCTGGTACAACCCGCCCGCTTTCTCGTGGGCATCGCGTCCCATGGCCGAAGCGGGTGGGCAAACCTACTCCGCGCTGGTCGACTCCCTCGTGTTTCGCCCCTCCGGGATGGTTCGCTCGGCGCGACGCAACCGTGCGCTGCCGCTGCCACCAGGTATCGACTCCATCCTCGCGGTGCCCTATCACCGCGATTCGACCGGCGCGATGGTCCGATCAGCCCCGCCCCCACCCCAAGGCGACGGCGCTGCCGGCGGCGTGATCGCGAGCGCGATAGACCTGGCACGCTTCGACCAGGCCCTGATGCAGGGGCGACTGCTGTCATCGCAACGACGCGAGGAACTGTGGCGCCCGATGCCACTCGAGGCCGGTGCGGTTGCTCCGTACGGGCTGGGGTGGTTTCTGGGTCGATACCGCGATCGGCGTGTGGTCTGGCATACCGGTTTGTGGGAGGACCGTTACTCCGCTCTTTACCTCAAGGTCCTGGGCGAGCGAGCGGCGGATCGCTATACGCTGATCCTGCTTGCGAACAGCGATGGCCTCCGGTGGCCCACCAATCTGGACGAGGCCGCGATCGACCGCTCACCCTTCGCGGTGCATTTTCTCGACGCCGTGTTGCCAGCCCGGTAA
- the ftsH gene encoding ATP-dependent zinc metalloprotease FtsH, translated as MADPQQSPDRTRRNEGPGQGSPQSRQPNGGKPGGAGPMPPRNAWLIFMAILAANFLLVRFLFPGTEPSTKVPYTLFKQEVVKQNVERIYSRGESLTGKFIAPVMYPAQPDTVAGIEPEPVTTFATTLPAFVDPGLEALLIDHGVEISAEPIREGSPWMTLLFGLGPAAVLIGFYVWLFRRAARQGGGMGAGMLGGLGKAGARRFDQQAEGRVTFEDVAGIDEAENELVEIVDFLKDPGKYTRLGGAAPKGVLLVGAPGTGKTLLAKAVAGEAGVPFFSMSGSEFVEMIVGVGAARVRDLFKQAREHAPAIIFIDELDSIGRARGQVAIGGSSEQEQTLNQILTEMDGFSSRQGIIVLAATNQPDVLDKALLRPGRFDRRVVVNLPDKAGREAILRVHTRAVPLAPDASLTEIAAATPGLSGADLRNLVNEAALLAARRNRQQVTQVDFMDALEKIILGPERPLLLSYQDRERIAYHEGGHAILGLVVPGADPVHRVSIVPRGQALGVTYQRPDADRYNYPEAYLRARIVGILGGRAAEEEVYGTKTTGAENDIEQATNLARSMVTRWGMSDRLGMVQLSDRQNPFLGGNAMGTSKTFSEETAKIVDAEVLRIISESYQEARRLIRIHRQPLDALVGALLERETLGEKEILEVTGLPAAAPLESIKLNRSETP; from the coding sequence ATGGCCGATCCACAGCAGTCACCCGACCGCACCCGTCGCAACGAGGGCCCGGGACAGGGATCACCCCAGTCCCGACAGCCCAATGGCGGGAAACCGGGCGGCGCCGGCCCAATGCCGCCGCGCAACGCGTGGCTGATCTTCATGGCCATTCTGGCCGCGAATTTCCTGCTGGTCCGCTTTCTGTTCCCGGGGACGGAACCTTCGACCAAGGTCCCCTATACACTCTTCAAGCAGGAGGTCGTCAAGCAGAACGTCGAGCGGATCTACAGTCGGGGCGAGAGTCTGACCGGCAAGTTCATCGCGCCGGTGATGTATCCGGCCCAACCCGACACCGTGGCCGGCATCGAGCCGGAACCTGTCACCACCTTTGCGACCACGCTGCCCGCTTTCGTCGATCCAGGGCTCGAGGCACTGCTGATCGACCACGGGGTCGAGATCAGCGCCGAGCCGATTCGCGAGGGCAGCCCATGGATGACGTTGTTGTTCGGGCTGGGACCGGCCGCCGTGCTGATCGGGTTCTACGTCTGGCTCTTTCGTCGTGCCGCCCGACAGGGGGGCGGCATGGGGGCCGGGATGCTGGGCGGTCTGGGCAAAGCCGGGGCTCGCCGCTTCGACCAGCAGGCGGAGGGACGGGTCACCTTTGAAGACGTGGCCGGGATCGACGAAGCCGAGAACGAACTTGTCGAGATCGTCGACTTCCTCAAGGATCCGGGCAAGTACACCCGGCTCGGCGGCGCTGCTCCGAAAGGCGTGTTGCTGGTAGGTGCTCCCGGTACCGGCAAGACCCTGCTCGCCAAGGCGGTCGCGGGAGAGGCCGGCGTGCCGTTCTTTTCGATGAGCGGCTCGGAGTTCGTCGAGATGATCGTCGGTGTCGGGGCGGCGCGGGTGCGCGACTTGTTCAAGCAGGCTCGTGAGCACGCGCCGGCCATCATCTTCATCGACGAACTCGATTCGATCGGTCGGGCCCGCGGACAGGTGGCCATCGGCGGGTCGAGCGAACAGGAGCAGACCCTCAACCAGATCCTGACGGAGATGGACGGCTTCTCGAGCCGGCAGGGCATCATCGTGCTTGCGGCGACCAACCAGCCCGATGTGCTCGACAAGGCCCTGCTCCGCCCCGGCCGTTTCGATCGACGCGTGGTCGTCAATCTGCCTGACAAAGCGGGGCGCGAGGCCATCCTGAGAGTCCATACCCGCGCCGTACCGCTCGCTCCGGATGCGAGCCTGACCGAGATCGCTGCCGCAACGCCTGGCCTCTCGGGGGCAGACCTGCGCAATCTCGTCAACGAAGCCGCACTGCTCGCTGCACGACGCAATCGGCAGCAAGTCACCCAGGTCGACTTCATGGATGCGCTCGAGAAGATCATTCTGGGTCCGGAACGGCCGCTGCTGCTGAGCTACCAGGATCGCGAACGGATTGCCTATCACGAGGGTGGCCACGCCATTCTCGGTCTCGTGGTGCCGGGCGCCGATCCGGTGCATCGCGTCAGCATCGTGCCCCGCGGCCAGGCACTCGGCGTAACCTATCAGCGTCCCGACGCCGATCGCTACAACTACCCGGAGGCGTATCTTCGGGCACGCATTGTCGGGATCCTGGGTGGTCGCGCCGCGGAAGAAGAAGTCTACGGCACCAAAACGACCGGAGCGGAGAACGACATCGAACAGGCGACCAATCTGGCGCGCTCGATGGTCACCCGCTGGGGCATGAGCGACCGACTCGGCATGGTCCAACTCTCCGATCGGCAGAACCCGTTCCTCGGCGGCAATGCGATGGGCACCTCGAAGACGTTCAGCGAAGAGACGGCAAAGATCGTCGACGCCGAAGTGCTCCGGATAATTTCGGAAAGCTACCAGGAGGCTCGCCGCCTGATCCGCATCCACCGCCAACCGCTGGATGCGCTGGTCGGCGCCCTGCTCGAACGGGAAACGTTGGGTGAGAAAGAGATCCTCGAGGTGACGGGTCTTCCGGCCGCCGCTCCGCTCGAGAGCATCAAGCTGAACCGGAGCGAGACGCCGTGA
- a CDS encoding PadR family transcriptional regulator, which produces MAESSVELLRGSLDLLILRSLVQRPLHGYAVMRWIEEATEGTLSIEEGSLYPALYRLVDRGWIDSDWGLSENNRRARYYNLTPKGRARLKVEVRDFTRFADAMFRAIAVAPAPKEST; this is translated from the coding sequence ATGGCCGAGTCGTCCGTGGAACTGCTGCGGGGAAGCCTGGATCTGCTGATCCTTCGGTCGCTGGTCCAGCGACCGCTGCATGGCTACGCAGTCATGCGCTGGATCGAGGAGGCGACTGAAGGCACCTTGTCGATCGAAGAGGGGTCGCTCTACCCGGCGCTTTATCGTCTCGTCGACCGGGGCTGGATCGACTCGGATTGGGGGCTGTCGGAAAACAATCGTCGAGCCCGCTACTACAACCTGACCCCGAAGGGGCGGGCCAGGCTCAAGGTGGAGGTGCGCGACTTTACCCGGTTTGCCGATGCGATGTTCCGGGCGATTGCCGTCGCGCCTGCACCGAAGGAGTCGACATGA
- a CDS encoding PadR family transcriptional regulator gives MSRPADLVQGTLDLLILKLLALEPLNGWSISQRLKQLSADVLQVSDGSLYPALHKLEQQGWIAAEWRTTENNRRARFYSLTRPGRRRLEHERQQWERLSGAIHAVVSLREA, from the coding sequence ATGAGTCGTCCCGCCGACCTGGTACAGGGAACGCTTGATCTCCTGATCCTCAAGCTGCTGGCACTCGAACCGCTCAACGGGTGGTCGATCAGTCAGCGATTGAAGCAGCTCTCGGCCGATGTGCTGCAGGTCAGCGACGGCTCCCTCTACCCGGCGCTGCACAAGCTGGAGCAGCAGGGCTGGATCGCCGCCGAGTGGCGCACCACGGAAAACAACCGTCGGGCGCGATTCTACTCGCTGACGCGCCCGGGCCGCCGCCGCCTCGAGCACGAGCGCCAGCAATGGGAACGCCTCTCCGGCGCGATCCACGCGGTCGTGTCGCTGCGGGAGGCCTGA
- a CDS encoding DUF305 domain-containing protein: MLLTDFRRSASALAAIVVAALTAQPISAQIRHTAADAEFMRGMIAHHGQAVVMSRLVPDRSQFTPVRMLAERIDVSQKDEIALMRQWLLDRNEALPDTAAAGHQHHHSSSGVPMAGMLTQEELDRLATLSGTEFDRLFLELMIRHHEGAITMVRSLFGTPASGQETEIFRLAADIEADQRAEIQRMHNLLKTLSSAETR; the protein is encoded by the coding sequence ATGCTGTTGACTGATTTTCGACGCTCAGCGTCAGCTCTCGCCGCGATCGTCGTCGCGGCCCTGACCGCCCAGCCGATCAGCGCCCAGATCCGCCACACGGCCGCGGACGCGGAGTTCATGCGCGGGATGATCGCCCATCATGGCCAGGCGGTCGTGATGTCTCGCCTGGTTCCCGACCGGAGCCAGTTCACGCCGGTCCGGATGCTCGCGGAGCGGATCGACGTGTCGCAGAAGGATGAGATCGCCCTGATGCGGCAATGGCTCCTCGATCGCAACGAGGCTCTTCCCGACACGGCTGCCGCGGGTCACCAGCACCACCACTCCAGCTCGGGTGTCCCGATGGCCGGGATGCTGACGCAGGAAGAACTCGACCGCCTGGCCACGCTCTCCGGCACGGAGTTCGACCGCCTCTTCCTCGAGCTGATGATTCGCCACCACGAGGGAGCCATCACGATGGTGAGATCCCTCTTCGGCACCCCGGCATCCGGTCAGGAAACAGAGATCTTCCGACTGGCCGCGGACATCGAAGCGGATCAGCGCGCCGAAATTCAACGGATGCACAACCTCCTCAAGACCCTCTCCTCCGCCGAGACTCGATGA
- a CDS encoding beta-lactamase family protein — protein sequence MPIARRSFLAATAGVGFAVVGLPRRTDNRSSIARLVANTPYWLEATRTPGIAIGLVEDGRVRDAIAIGFDAPGAGKAITKSTVFQGASLSKQAMAWIALKSIEAGKLDLDRPLVAYIASPPDAPEAGMDRITARHVLTHTTGWPNWPPNDGPFRSVRPLGTWGYSGAGFLLLQQALEGAWSEPAVSYTRRLLLDPLGMTSSSFVWRAEYDATATRGYQQDGSPAETWQPDRPNGASSLHTTPEDYSRLLAGFLTPSVRTRFPTVYQRQVAIDARLGWSLGWGTDGDVLWQWGHSNGFRTFAALDPRRRRGIVSLSNGAGGQRVNREWVNGWLERDLDAFFFSSVEL from the coding sequence ATGCCGATAGCGCGTAGGAGTTTTCTGGCGGCGACGGCAGGCGTGGGGTTCGCCGTTGTGGGCCTTCCTCGACGAACAGACAACCGTTCCTCGATAGCACGCCTGGTCGCGAACACGCCCTACTGGCTGGAGGCGACTCGAACCCCTGGCATCGCCATCGGCCTGGTCGAGGACGGGCGCGTTCGCGACGCGATTGCGATTGGCTTCGACGCGCCCGGGGCGGGGAAGGCAATCACGAAGTCGACGGTTTTTCAGGGCGCCTCGCTCTCCAAGCAGGCCATGGCGTGGATCGCGCTCAAGTCGATCGAGGCCGGCAAGCTCGATCTCGATCGTCCCCTGGTCGCGTATATCGCCAGTCCGCCGGATGCGCCTGAGGCGGGGATGGATCGGATCACGGCCCGTCACGTGCTGACACACACGACGGGCTGGCCCAACTGGCCGCCGAACGATGGCCCCTTTCGTTCCGTGCGCCCGCTTGGTACGTGGGGGTATTCGGGGGCGGGTTTCCTGCTGCTGCAGCAGGCCCTCGAGGGAGCATGGTCGGAGCCGGCCGTATCCTATACCCGTCGGCTGCTGCTGGACCCGCTGGGCATGACCAGCAGCAGTTTCGTCTGGCGGGCAGAGTACGACGCGACCGCAACGCGCGGGTACCAACAGGACGGAAGTCCCGCCGAGACGTGGCAGCCAGACCGGCCGAACGGCGCGTCGAGCCTGCACACGACCCCAGAGGACTACTCGCGCTTGCTCGCCGGATTCCTGACGCCGTCGGTTCGCACTCGCTTCCCGACAGTGTATCAACGCCAGGTCGCCATCGATGCTCGGTTGGGCTGGTCACTCGGCTGGGGCACCGACGGCGATGTGCTCTGGCAGTGGGGACACAGCAACGGATTCCGCACCTTCGCGGCGCTGGATCCCCGGCGGCGGCGAGGCATCGTCTCCCTCAGCAACGGTGCCGGGGGGCAGCGCGTCAACCGGGAGTGGGTCAACGGCTGGCTGGAGCGCGACCTCGACGCATTCTTCTTCTCATCGGTCGAACTGTAG
- a CDS encoding nuclear transport factor 2 family protein, translating into MRMGSRAALLSCAALLVAGPGAAQTAADTAGIREAASNYVEGWYSGDAARMERALHPDLAKRIVVNRDGKSQLNHMGTPTLVEATGRGGGKNTPAAEQQRDIVILDIFRGVASVRATMSGWIDYMHLARWNGRWVIVNVLWEMKADR; encoded by the coding sequence ATGAGGATGGGGTCGAGAGCCGCACTTCTCTCCTGCGCGGCACTGCTGGTTGCCGGGCCGGGCGCCGCACAGACGGCGGCAGACACTGCCGGTATTCGCGAGGCGGCGTCCAACTACGTCGAGGGTTGGTACAGTGGGGATGCCGCCAGAATGGAGCGCGCGCTCCATCCCGACCTGGCCAAGCGCATCGTGGTCAACCGGGATGGCAAGAGCCAGCTCAATCACATGGGTACCCCGACCCTGGTCGAGGCGACGGGTCGGGGAGGGGGCAAGAACACCCCCGCTGCAGAACAGCAACGCGATATCGTGATCCTCGACATCTTTCGCGGCGTGGCCAGCGTCCGAGCCACCATGTCAGGGTGGATCGACTACATGCACCTCGCGCGATGGAACGGCCGCTGGGTCATCGTCAACGTCCTCTGGGAAATGAAGGCCGATCGCTGA
- a CDS encoding macrolide 2'-phosphotransferase, translating to MTTPAGEGATPAQPDEILGLARRHGLDVAEILDINELGLDFRVATGVDRAGTRWMLRIPRRPDVLPKIAREARTLRFLAPRVPFALPDWRVVGSDLVAYPRLDDRTAMAIDGVTWAPTWQIDPESDRFPESLAKALVALHSVPTDAAIDAGLPHSSSPRAREAIRRDLETVAQAFTVARSLRNRWQAWLDDDTSWPEFATVVHGDLYVGHVLVDSDDRVTGMIDWTEAEVGDPSIDFCGHLTAFGSAGLEQLVTAYQRYGGRTWPRMVHHITERTAAAPIKYALFALASGDARHLDAVKAQLGTQATPGS from the coding sequence ATGACGACCCCAGCCGGTGAGGGCGCGACACCTGCTCAGCCGGACGAGATCCTTGGTCTGGCGCGTCGCCACGGACTCGACGTGGCCGAGATCCTGGACATCAACGAACTCGGCCTCGATTTCCGAGTCGCAACCGGAGTGGACCGGGCCGGAACACGCTGGATGCTGCGCATTCCGCGGCGGCCGGACGTACTGCCCAAGATCGCGCGCGAGGCTCGCACGCTTCGTTTCCTGGCGCCACGGGTGCCCTTTGCGTTGCCGGATTGGCGGGTCGTGGGCTCCGATCTCGTCGCGTACCCGAGGCTCGACGATCGAACCGCGATGGCGATCGACGGCGTAACCTGGGCACCAACCTGGCAGATCGATCCGGAGTCGGATCGCTTTCCGGAGAGCCTCGCGAAAGCACTGGTCGCCCTGCACAGCGTCCCGACCGACGCGGCGATCGACGCGGGGCTGCCCCATTCGAGCTCGCCACGCGCACGCGAGGCCATTCGCCGAGATCTGGAGACAGTCGCCCAAGCGTTCACAGTGGCCCGGTCGCTGCGCAACCGCTGGCAGGCCTGGCTCGACGACGATACATCATGGCCGGAGTTCGCCACCGTCGTTCATGGTGATCTGTATGTCGGCCACGTTCTGGTTGATAGCGACGATCGGGTAACGGGTATGATTGACTGGACGGAGGCCGAGGTGGGCGATCCGTCGATTGATTTCTGCGGCCACCTCACCGCTTTCGGATCTGCCGGGCTCGAGCAGTTGGTGACGGCCTACCAGCGCTATGGAGGCCGCACCTGGCCCAGGATGGTCCACCACATCACTGAGCGCACCGCCGCTGCACCCATCAAGTACGCCTTGTTCGCGCTGGCAAGCGGCGACGCGAGGCACCTCGATGCCGTCAAGGCGCAGCTCGGAACCCAGGCGACCCCGGGCTCGTAG
- a CDS encoding divalent-cation tolerance protein CutA, which produces MTSTSGLYCIVQTTVADAEQADLLARTIVNAKLGACVQVQAVRSYYTWEGTVRADEEQLLTIKTRRACYQALESLVRANHPYDVPEIIELPIAGGSAAYLGWIDDVTAG; this is translated from the coding sequence ATGACCTCGACATCCGGGCTGTACTGTATCGTCCAGACCACCGTGGCGGACGCCGAGCAGGCCGATCTGCTGGCCCGCACGATTGTCAACGCCAAACTCGGCGCTTGTGTTCAGGTCCAGGCGGTTCGCAGCTACTATACCTGGGAAGGAACGGTGCGTGCCGACGAGGAGCAACTCCTGACGATCAAGACGCGCCGAGCCTGTTATCAGGCGCTCGAGTCACTGGTGCGGGCCAACCATCCGTACGACGTGCCCGAGATCATCGAGCTTCCCATCGCCGGGGGATCTGCAGCGTACCTGGGCTGGATCGACGACGTCACCGCAGGATGA
- a CDS encoding tRNA-binding protein, translating to METISWGDFEKVEIRVGRVIEAVDFPEARKPAYILHVDFGPDIGIRKSSAQITRVYQRDDLIGKLVVGVINFPPKQIGPIRSECLVTGFHNANGDVVLCTPDQDVPLGAKLL from the coding sequence ATGGAAACGATCTCCTGGGGCGACTTCGAGAAGGTCGAGATTCGGGTGGGCCGCGTCATCGAGGCGGTGGATTTTCCTGAAGCGCGGAAGCCGGCCTACATCCTCCACGTCGACTTCGGGCCGGATATCGGCATCAGGAAGTCGAGTGCACAGATTACCCGGGTGTACCAGCGCGATGACCTGATCGGCAAGCTTGTCGTTGGTGTGATCAACTTCCCACCCAAGCAGATTGGGCCGATCCGTTCCGAGTGTCTCGTGACGGGATTCCACAACGCAAACGGCGACGTCGTGCTCTGCACGCCGGATCAGGATGTGCCCCTTGGCGCCAAGCTGCTCTGA